In Bradyrhizobium paxllaeri, the genomic stretch GCAGGACGTACGGCGCTTTAACGCCTCCGTCGGAGCTTCGGCCGGCAAGCACTTGGCTGGTCGATGTCTTTGGCGAAGGAAGCTGCGTACGGCAAAACCGTGTGGTCCTGGCACCCGTGGCTGGTGTCAAGCCGGCGGAGGTTTTTCGAAGCCCGACCGGGTTTCGACGAACCGCCAATCTGCCGGCGACGGAGGCCAGAGGAATTCGGCTCCGGGGAGAACACGGCATAAGCCGTAAACCCACTGCGCAGGGAATGCCGGGCTGCTCCGGCTGTACCTGTATGCTCGTGTGCGCATTTCCTTAAGTGCATTTGCACACGGGACCGCGGGTGCGGCAAGCACCCGGCATTCCCTGCGCCCTCTCATCTTGACGAGGGCATCAGATGCAAACCTCGGGCGGATTACGTCGCGAGAGCGCGAAACTGTATCCACCGTCATTGCGAGCGCAGCGAAGCAATCCACTCTTTCTTTGCTCGGCGACATGGATTGCTTCGCTTCGCTCGCAATGACGAATGAAAGAGAAACGGCTTTGTCAAAACCGCTTGCTCAGAAACTTCGATCCCTTCAGCCCGTAGCGCCACGGCAGATCGACCGCTTTTGTGATGCCGATCCGCACGCCGGAAATGGTCTCCGCCTTGCCGACCCGCGCATGCAGCGCGAACGGCGGCGTGTCGAGCGGCAACTCATTATGCTTGATCGTGATGCCGAGCGCCTCGCACAGCTTGCCAGGCCCCGAGCACAGCGCGCGGGCCTCCTGCAGGCCGCGGCGGCGGCGCATCGCAGGCAGGCCATGCGTCGGCTCAAGCGCGCGGATCAGGACGGCGCTGGCCGAGCCTTCCGCCTCGCAGACGAAGTTCACGCACCAGTGGATGCCGTAGGAACGGTAGACATAGGCAAAGCCTGGCGGGCCGAACATCACCCGGTTGCGCGGCGTCGGTCCGTTGAAGGAATGCGCGGCCGGGTCGGTGTGATGATAGGCCTCGACCTCGGTGATGATGCCTCCGACGCCGCCAACCAGAAGTGTGGCGCCGATCAGGTCCGGCGCCACCTCGTGGACGCTGCGGCCGAAGAACGAGCGTTTCAGCGGCTTGC encodes the following:
- a CDS encoding DNA-3-methyladenine glycosylase yields the protein MAQSPKPADGAAPRLGKPLKRSFFGRSVHEVAPDLIGATLLVGGVGGIITEVEAYHHTDPAAHSFNGPTPRNRVMFGPPGFAYVYRSYGIHWCVNFVCEAEGSASAVLIRALEPTHGLPAMRRRRGLQEARALCSGPGKLCEALGITIKHNELPLDTPPFALHARVGKAETISGVRIGITKAVDLPWRYGLKGSKFLSKRF